A DNA window from Streptomyces bacillaris contains the following coding sequences:
- a CDS encoding polysaccharide deacetylase family protein, protein MRSDHLRPDRRTLLKVALGLGAAATVHLLAADPASTPTSPARAAGTPPAAAAGPPAGLPGRPPAYRLQPMTAAAPPRFRPAAPPVRTRPFEKLPDLGRSVVLTFDDGPDARYTPDILATLRKHRVRAMFFVCGEMADTHRDLLREMADDGHVVGNHSWSHPLIPGLSRAAIRDELGRTSEVVDATLGTAPLWYRAPYGAWNRNSFEIGADLGMEPMAWTVDTLDWKTPGTDTIVRRVLDGAAPGVVVLSHDAGGNRSQSVAALRRYLPRLIDKGYRITVPQRV, encoded by the coding sequence ATGCGCAGTGATCACCTCCGGCCCGACCGTCGCACTCTGCTGAAGGTCGCCCTCGGCCTCGGGGCCGCCGCCACCGTCCATCTGCTCGCCGCCGATCCGGCCTCCACGCCCACCAGTCCCGCACGGGCCGCCGGCACCCCGCCCGCCGCGGCCGCGGGGCCGCCCGCCGGGCTACCGGGCCGCCCGCCCGCCTACCGCCTCCAGCCCATGACGGCGGCCGCCCCGCCCCGCTTCCGGCCCGCCGCCCCTCCCGTACGCACCCGGCCCTTCGAGAAGCTCCCCGACCTCGGCCGCTCCGTCGTGCTCACCTTCGACGACGGCCCCGACGCGCGCTACACCCCCGACATCCTGGCCACCCTGCGCAAGCACCGGGTCCGCGCGATGTTCTTCGTCTGCGGCGAGATGGCCGACACCCACCGCGACCTGCTGCGCGAGATGGCCGACGACGGACACGTGGTGGGCAACCACTCCTGGTCGCACCCGCTGATCCCGGGGCTCTCGCGCGCCGCGATCCGCGACGAGCTGGGGCGTACCAGCGAGGTCGTGGACGCCACGCTCGGCACCGCGCCGCTCTGGTACCGAGCCCCGTACGGCGCGTGGAACCGCAACTCCTTCGAGATCGGCGCCGACCTCGGCATGGAACCGATGGCCTGGACCGTCGACACCCTCGACTGGAAGACCCCGGGCACGGACACCATCGTCCGCCGCGTGCTCGACGGAGCGGCCCCCGGCGTCGTCGTCCTCTCCCACGACGCGGGCGGCAACCGCTCCCAGAGCGTGGCGGCCCTGCGCCGCTACCTCCCCCGGCTGATCGACAAGGGCTACCGCATCACGGTGCCGCAGCGCGTCTGA
- a CDS encoding universal stress protein — protein MTEQQSHRFERGTDGPKVIVAGVDGSDSSMRAAAYAAGLARRQHARLALVYVQPVIPSGAALGVPIGDTTGEVAQELAEEIRESAERLKDTWDVRWEFHTFRGDPYNGLVSAADELTADAVVVGASESAGHRFIGSVAVRLVKAGRWPVTVVP, from the coding sequence GTGACAGAGCAGCAGTCCCACCGGTTCGAACGGGGCACGGACGGGCCCAAGGTGATCGTCGCGGGGGTCGACGGCTCCGACTCGTCCATGCGCGCCGCCGCCTATGCCGCCGGTCTCGCCCGGCGGCAGCACGCCCGGCTGGCCCTCGTCTACGTCCAGCCCGTGATCCCCTCGGGCGCCGCGCTGGGCGTGCCCATCGGGGACACGACGGGCGAGGTGGCGCAGGAGCTGGCCGAGGAGATCCGGGAGTCGGCGGAGCGGCTGAAGGACACCTGGGACGTGCGCTGGGAGTTCCACACGTTCCGGGGTGATCCGTACAACGGGCTGGTGTCGGCGGCCGATGAGCTGACGGCCGACGCCGTGGTGGTGGGGGCCTCGGAGTCGGCGGGGCACCGGTTCATCGGCTCGGTGGCCGTACGGCTGGTCAAGGCGGGGCGCTGGCCGGTCACCGTGGTGCCGTGA
- a CDS encoding CapA family protein, whose amino-acid sequence MSPCARPGAVAALALLLAAATGCTGHPPPAPAPSAPPAAPSSAAPGAGGQETDVPRPFTLLASGDVLPHSSVIDRAATDAGGQGYDFAPMLKGVRPVVSRADLALCHMETVYGKDGGPYTGYPTFKSPPEVATALAATGYDSCSTASNHTLDDGAAGIARTLGALDAAGIRHAGSARSAAEAAQPTILSAGSGKRAAKVAHLAYTYGTNNIPLPAGKPWAVNLIDERKIVAEARAARRAGADVVVLSAHWGTEWQDAPDARQLELADRLTASQDAGRPDIDLIIGTHAHVPQAYEKVNGTWVIYGMGDQIAGAMINYQGVQDPRGNQGTLGRFTFAPPVRPGERWTVTKAEFVPQWYDTTTGRTVNLNASIKAGADHHRPVRDRIRDVTLGRGAEKDGLVMGE is encoded by the coding sequence ATGTCGCCGTGCGCCCGACCGGGCGCCGTGGCCGCCCTCGCCCTCCTGCTCGCCGCGGCCACCGGCTGCACCGGGCATCCGCCACCGGCACCCGCCCCGAGCGCGCCCCCGGCCGCGCCGTCCTCCGCCGCACCGGGCGCGGGCGGTCAGGAGACCGACGTACCGCGTCCGTTCACGCTCCTGGCCTCGGGCGATGTCCTGCCGCACTCCTCCGTCATCGACCGGGCGGCGACCGATGCGGGCGGGCAGGGCTACGACTTCGCCCCGATGCTCAAGGGTGTCCGGCCGGTCGTCTCCCGCGCCGACCTGGCCCTCTGCCACATGGAGACGGTGTACGGGAAGGACGGCGGCCCCTACACCGGCTACCCGACCTTCAAGTCACCGCCCGAGGTCGCCACCGCCCTCGCCGCCACCGGGTACGACTCCTGCTCCACCGCCTCCAACCACACCCTGGACGACGGCGCCGCCGGGATCGCCCGCACGCTCGGGGCCCTGGACGCGGCGGGCATCCGGCACGCCGGATCGGCCCGCTCCGCCGCCGAGGCCGCGCAGCCCACGATCCTCTCCGCGGGGTCCGGGAAGCGGGCGGCGAAGGTCGCCCACCTCGCGTACACCTACGGCACCAACAACATCCCGCTGCCCGCCGGGAAGCCGTGGGCGGTCAACCTCATCGACGAACGGAAGATCGTGGCCGAGGCCAGGGCCGCCCGGCGGGCGGGCGCCGACGTCGTCGTGCTCTCCGCGCACTGGGGCACCGAGTGGCAGGACGCGCCGGACGCCCGGCAACTGGAGCTGGCCGACCGCCTCACCGCCTCCCAGGACGCGGGCCGCCCCGACATCGACCTGATCATCGGCACCCACGCCCACGTCCCGCAGGCGTACGAGAAGGTCAACGGCACCTGGGTCATCTACGGCATGGGTGATCAGATCGCCGGGGCGATGATCAACTATCAGGGCGTCCAGGACCCGCGCGGCAACCAGGGCACCCTGGGCCGCTTCACCTTCGCCCCGCCCGTGCGGCCCGGCGAGCGGTGGACGGTCACGAAGGCCGAGTTCGTCCCGCAGTGGTACGACACCACCACCGGCCGCACCGTCAACCTCAACGCCTCCATCAAGGCCGGGGCCGACCACCACCGCCCGGTCCGCGACCGCATCCGGGACGTGACCCTCGGCCGGGGCGCGGAGAAGGACGGGCTGGTGATGGGGGAGTAG
- a CDS encoding sigma-70 family RNA polymerase sigma factor: MKTTTTTDERAIAELQREHGPALFHFLLGLTFGDRQRAEDLVQETLVRAWQHPEAFDAPYDSMRPWLFTVGRRLAIDARRSRQARPTEVSDLVLESTPAEQDTADSAVRALDVREAVRTLSPEHRAVLVQLYFRGLSVGETAETLGIPAGTVKSRSYYALRLLSRNLPGYSPRSSARSRASRSEASAVST; this comes from the coding sequence ATGAAGACCACGACGACGACCGATGAGCGGGCCATCGCGGAGTTGCAGCGGGAACACGGCCCCGCCCTCTTCCACTTCCTGCTCGGCCTGACCTTCGGGGACCGGCAGCGGGCCGAGGACCTGGTGCAGGAGACCCTGGTACGCGCCTGGCAGCACCCGGAGGCCTTCGACGCGCCCTACGACTCGATGCGCCCCTGGCTCTTCACCGTCGGCCGCCGCCTCGCCATCGACGCCCGGCGCTCCCGCCAGGCGCGCCCCACCGAGGTCAGCGACCTGGTGCTGGAGAGCACCCCGGCCGAACAGGACACCGCCGACTCGGCCGTCCGCGCCCTGGACGTCCGCGAGGCGGTCCGCACGCTCAGCCCCGAACACCGCGCGGTGCTGGTGCAGCTCTACTTCCGGGGGCTGAGCGTCGGCGAGACCGCCGAGACGCTGGGCATCCCCGCCGGGACCGTCAAGTCCCGTTCGTACTACGCCCTGCGGCTGCTCTCCCGCAATCTGCCCGGCTACTCCCCGAGGTCCTCCGCCCGCAGCAGGGCGAGCAGGAGCGAGGCCTCCGCCGTCTCCACGTAG
- a CDS encoding zf-HC2 domain-containing protein translates to MTTDPGDDPHVRLLLGAYVLDALDPEETCRVARHLRSCDSCARDYVETAEASLLLALLRAEDLGE, encoded by the coding sequence ATGACCACCGACCCCGGCGATGACCCGCATGTGCGCCTGCTGCTGGGCGCCTACGTCCTGGACGCGCTGGACCCGGAGGAGACCTGCCGGGTCGCCCGCCACCTCCGGTCCTGCGACTCCTGTGCCCGGGACTACGTGGAGACGGCGGAGGCCTCGCTCCTGCTCGCCCTGCTGCGGGCGGAGGACCTCGGGGAGTAG
- a CDS encoding sensor histidine kinase, whose product MTGAGIAVLAVLVALLFGTGFLLGRRTARPLRPSDVGTPVEHATFETLHTASLAAPPLRAGLTEESARRSARRLRSLLGTDALCLTDRERVLVWDGAGHHHGKDVLGHVGELLEGGRGTAFDSGCADLDCPLRWAVAVPLTVENRVLGALVAYAPRESAVLARAAGEVARWVCVQLELAELDRSRTQLIEAEIKALRAQISPHFIFNSLAAIASFVRTDPEQARELLLEFADFTRYSFRRHGEFTTLADELHSIDQYLALVRARFGKRLSVTLQVAPEVLPVALPFLCLQPLVENAVKHGLEGAVTPAREQPADTPFRITISALDAGSEAEVVIEDDGGGMDPERLRRILRGEATTPSTGIGLLNVDERLRQVYGDGYGLVIETGVGAGMKITLRLPKYRAGVHGS is encoded by the coding sequence ATGACCGGGGCCGGGATCGCCGTCCTCGCCGTGCTGGTGGCGCTGCTGTTCGGTACGGGGTTCCTGCTGGGCCGCCGCACCGCCCGGCCGCTCCGCCCCAGCGATGTCGGCACCCCCGTGGAACACGCCACCTTCGAGACCCTGCACACCGCCTCCCTCGCCGCGCCCCCGCTCCGGGCCGGGCTCACCGAGGAGAGTGCCCGGCGCTCGGCCCGTCGGCTGCGCTCCCTGCTCGGCACCGACGCCCTCTGCCTCACCGACCGGGAACGCGTCCTGGTCTGGGACGGCGCCGGACACCACCACGGCAAGGACGTGCTGGGCCATGTCGGGGAGCTGCTGGAGGGCGGGCGCGGCACCGCCTTCGACAGCGGCTGCGCCGACCTCGACTGCCCGTTGCGCTGGGCGGTCGCCGTCCCCCTCACCGTCGAGAACCGGGTGCTCGGCGCACTCGTCGCCTACGCCCCGCGCGAGTCGGCGGTGCTGGCCCGGGCGGCGGGGGAGGTGGCCCGCTGGGTCTGCGTCCAGCTGGAACTGGCCGAGCTGGACCGCTCCCGTACGCAGCTGATCGAGGCCGAGATCAAGGCGCTGCGGGCCCAGATCTCCCCGCACTTCATCTTCAACTCCCTCGCCGCCATCGCCTCGTTCGTCCGCACCGACCCCGAGCAGGCCCGCGAACTGCTCCTGGAGTTCGCCGACTTCACCCGCTACTCCTTCCGGCGGCACGGCGAGTTCACCACCCTGGCCGACGAACTCCACTCCATCGACCAGTACTTGGCGCTCGTCCGGGCCCGCTTCGGCAAGCGCCTCTCGGTCACCCTCCAGGTCGCCCCCGAGGTGCTGCCCGTCGCCCTGCCCTTCCTCTGCCTGCAGCCCCTGGTGGAGAACGCGGTCAAACACGGACTGGAGGGCGCCGTCACCCCGGCGCGCGAGCAGCCCGCGGACACCCCGTTCCGGATCACCATCAGCGCGCTCGACGCCGGATCGGAGGCCGAGGTGGTGATCGAGGACGACGGCGGCGGCATGGACCCCGAACGGCTGCGCCGGATCCTGCGCGGCGAGGCCACCACCCCCTCCACCGGCATCGGCCTGCTCAACGTGGACGAGCGGCTGCGCCAGGTGTACGGGGACGGGTACGGGCTCGTCATCGAGACCGGGGTCGGCGCGGGCATGAAGATCACCCTCCGGCTGCCCAAGTACCGCGCGGGCGTGCACGGCTCATGA
- a CDS encoding sodium/solute symporter, producing MSTPDHTASWVAVALVVLATVLVGGFGLRISRTTSDFYVASRTVRPRLNAAAISGEYLSAASFLGVAGLVLLHGPDMLWYPVGYTAGYLVLLVFVAAPLRRSGAYTLPDFAEGRLESLHVRRVVSILVVGAGWLYLVPQLQGAGLTLKILTGAPGWLGDVLVATVVMVAVAAGGMRSITFVQVFQYWLKLTALLVPALFLVLAWQGDGRPRVSFDDQFAVFRADHPLYATYGLIVATFLGTMGLPHVVVRFYTSPNGRDARRTTVAVLALVGLFYLLPPIYGALGRLYAPELRHGGDADAAVLLLPARVIGGLGGDLLGALIAGGAFAAFLSTASGLTMAVAGVITQDVLPSRGVRYFRLATVLAIAVPLAGSLLVSRVPVADAVGMAFAVSASSFCPLLVLGIWWRRLTPPGAIAGLLLGGGSALLAVAITVSGAVTPPGWPHALLAWPAVWSVPVGFLAMILVSLATPGRIPPGTNAAMTRFHLPEALTSARAPGRER from the coding sequence GTGAGCACCCCCGACCACACGGCGTCCTGGGTGGCGGTCGCCCTCGTCGTCCTCGCCACCGTCCTCGTCGGCGGCTTCGGCCTGCGCATCTCCCGTACGACCTCCGACTTCTACGTCGCCTCCCGGACCGTGCGGCCCCGGCTCAACGCCGCCGCGATCAGCGGGGAGTACCTCTCCGCCGCCTCCTTCCTCGGCGTCGCGGGGCTGGTCCTGCTCCACGGCCCGGACATGCTCTGGTACCCGGTCGGCTACACCGCCGGCTATCTCGTGCTGCTGGTCTTCGTCGCCGCGCCGCTGCGCCGCTCGGGGGCGTACACCCTGCCGGACTTCGCCGAGGGGCGCCTCGAATCCCTCCACGTCCGGCGGGTGGTCAGCATTCTCGTGGTGGGGGCCGGGTGGCTCTACCTCGTTCCGCAGCTCCAGGGCGCCGGGCTGACGCTGAAGATCCTCACCGGGGCGCCCGGCTGGCTCGGTGACGTGCTCGTCGCGACCGTGGTGATGGTCGCCGTCGCGGCGGGCGGGATGCGCTCCATCACCTTCGTCCAGGTCTTCCAGTACTGGCTCAAACTCACCGCGCTGCTGGTCCCCGCCCTCTTCCTCGTCCTCGCCTGGCAGGGCGACGGCCGGCCCCGGGTCAGCTTCGACGACCAGTTCGCCGTCTTCCGCGCCGACCACCCGCTCTACGCCACGTACGGGCTGATCGTGGCGACCTTCCTCGGCACCATGGGGCTGCCGCACGTCGTTGTTCGCTTCTACACCAGCCCCAACGGCCGCGACGCCCGCCGCACCACCGTCGCCGTCCTCGCCCTGGTCGGCCTCTTCTATCTGCTGCCGCCCATCTACGGAGCGCTGGGCCGGCTGTACGCCCCCGAGCTGCGGCACGGCGGGGACGCGGACGCGGCCGTGCTGCTCCTGCCCGCCCGGGTCATCGGCGGGCTCGGCGGCGATCTGCTGGGCGCGCTGATCGCGGGCGGGGCGTTCGCCGCGTTCCTCTCCACCGCCTCCGGGCTCACCATGGCCGTCGCCGGGGTCATCACCCAGGACGTGCTGCCCTCGCGCGGGGTGCGGTACTTCCGGCTCGCCACCGTGCTCGCCATCGCCGTACCGCTCGCCGGTTCGCTGCTGGTGAGCCGGGTGCCGGTGGCCGACGCGGTGGGCATGGCGTTCGCCGTCTCCGCCTCCTCCTTCTGCCCGCTGCTCGTCCTCGGCATCTGGTGGCGCCGCCTCACCCCGCCGGGCGCGATAGCGGGGCTCCTGCTCGGCGGCGGCTCGGCCCTCCTCGCCGTCGCCATCACCGTGAGCGGGGCCGTCACCCCGCCCGGCTGGCCGCACGCGCTGCTGGCCTGGCCCGCCGTCTGGTCCGTTCCCGTGGGGTTCCTCGCGATGATCCTCGTCTCGCTCGCCACGCCGGGGCGGATACCGCCCGGCACCAACGCGGCCATGACCCGCTTCCACCTCCCCGAGGCCCTCACCTCGGCACGGGCCCCCGGGAGAGAGCGATGA
- a CDS encoding LytR/AlgR family response regulator transcription factor produces the protein MLRVLAVDDEPPALEELLYLLRADPRVRSAEGATGATEALRRIGSAVDAGPDDPSAIDVVFLDIHMAGLTGLDVAQLLAGFAAPPLIVFVTAHEGFAVHAFDLKAVDYVLKPVRRERLAEAVRRVAEQVGDRSAPVNDTSADQIPVELGGVIRFIPIDEIAYAEAQGDYARLHTANGSHLVRIPLTTLEERWRSRGFVRIHRRHLVALGRIDELRLDAGSMSVRIGEAELAVSRRHTRALRDLLMRQGGR, from the coding sequence ATGCTGCGCGTACTCGCCGTCGACGACGAACCACCCGCCCTGGAGGAACTGCTCTACCTCCTGCGCGCCGACCCCCGGGTCCGCAGCGCCGAAGGTGCCACCGGGGCGACCGAGGCGCTGCGCCGCATCGGCAGCGCCGTGGACGCGGGCCCCGACGACCCCTCCGCCATCGATGTCGTCTTCCTGGACATCCACATGGCGGGCCTCACCGGCCTGGACGTCGCCCAGCTCCTCGCCGGATTCGCCGCGCCCCCGCTCATCGTCTTCGTCACCGCCCACGAGGGGTTCGCCGTCCACGCCTTCGACCTCAAGGCCGTCGACTACGTGCTCAAACCGGTCCGCCGCGAACGGCTCGCGGAGGCCGTGCGCCGGGTCGCGGAACAGGTGGGGGACCGGTCGGCACCGGTCAACGACACCTCCGCCGACCAGATCCCGGTCGAGCTGGGCGGGGTCATCCGCTTCATCCCGATCGACGAGATCGCCTACGCCGAGGCCCAGGGCGACTACGCCCGGCTGCACACCGCGAACGGCAGCCACCTCGTCCGGATCCCGCTCACTACTCTGGAGGAGCGCTGGCGTTCGCGCGGCTTCGTCCGGATCCACCGCCGTCACCTGGTGGCGCTGGGCCGCATCGACGAGCTGCGGCTCGACGCGGGGAGCATGAGCGTCCGCATCGGGGAGGCCGAGCTGGCCGTCAGCCGCCGCCACACCCGCGCCCTGCGCGACCTGCTGATGCGCCAGGGCGGCCGCTGA
- a CDS encoding zf-HC2 domain-containing protein → MQTTEPHIRVGAYALGVLGRADAFRFEEHLEECGPCRARARELAPVAARLAVAGPMVRPSPGLADRLVEAVAARRRRAGRRRIALVAAAVVLAVAGPLAVAAGSSGGPAERGVVERWVGADPGSGAAAVVTATGREWGTAVALEAVGVEAVGVCALVAVGRDGSEETVSSWSAGGAGAGGLVEVAGGAALRPEGIDHFEVRTTDGRRLVTVVR, encoded by the coding sequence ATGCAGACGACCGAGCCCCACATCCGGGTGGGGGCCTACGCGCTGGGCGTGCTCGGGAGGGCCGACGCCTTCCGGTTCGAGGAGCATCTGGAGGAGTGCGGGCCGTGCCGGGCCCGGGCGCGTGAGCTGGCCCCGGTGGCGGCCCGGCTGGCGGTGGCCGGTCCGATGGTCCGGCCCTCGCCCGGCCTCGCGGACCGGCTGGTCGAGGCGGTGGCGGCCCGGCGACGGCGGGCGGGCCGCCGGCGGATCGCGCTGGTGGCGGCGGCCGTGGTGCTGGCGGTGGCGGGCCCGTTGGCGGTGGCGGCCGGGTCCTCGGGCGGTCCGGCCGAGAGAGGGGTGGTGGAGCGGTGGGTGGGGGCGGACCCGGGGTCGGGGGCGGCCGCGGTGGTGACGGCGACGGGGCGCGAGTGGGGTACGGCGGTGGCGCTGGAGGCGGTGGGGGTGGAGGCCGTCGGGGTCTGCGCGCTGGTCGCGGTGGGCCGGGACGGCAGCGAGGAGACGGTGAGCAGCTGGTCGGCCGGGGGTGCGGGGGCCGGTGGCCTGGTGGAGGTGGCGGGCGGGGCGGCGCTGCGCCCGGAGGGCATCGACCACTTCGAGGTACGGACGACGGACGGACGGCGGCTGGTGACGGTGGTGCGGTGA
- a CDS encoding Fpg/Nei family DNA glycosylase, with protein MPELPEVEALRVFLDDHLVGKEIARVLPLAISVLKTYDPPLTALEATTVTSVARHGKFLDIGAGGLHLCTHLARAGWLRWKDSFPATPPRPGKSPLALRLVTVDGDGFDLTEMGTKKSLSVHLVRDPMEVPGIARLGPDPLADAFDRGAFAAVLAGARRQIKGALRDQALIAGIGNAYSDEILHVAKMSPFKRTADLDEDEITRLYSAMRTTLEDAVARTGGVEAGKLKSEKKSGMRVHGRTGEACPVCGDTILEVSFSDSSLQYCPTCQTGGKPLADRRMSKFLK; from the coding sequence ATGCCCGAACTGCCCGAAGTCGAAGCCCTGCGGGTCTTCCTCGACGACCACCTCGTCGGCAAGGAGATCGCCCGCGTCCTCCCGCTGGCGATCAGCGTCCTGAAGACGTACGACCCGCCGCTGACCGCCCTCGAAGCCACCACCGTCACCTCGGTGGCCCGCCACGGCAAGTTCCTCGACATCGGGGCGGGCGGGCTGCACCTCTGCACCCACCTGGCCCGCGCGGGCTGGCTTCGCTGGAAGGACTCCTTCCCCGCCACCCCGCCGCGCCCCGGCAAGAGCCCGCTCGCCCTGCGGCTGGTCACCGTGGACGGCGACGGCTTCGACCTCACCGAGATGGGCACCAAGAAGAGCCTCTCCGTCCACCTCGTCCGCGACCCCATGGAGGTCCCGGGCATCGCCCGCCTGGGCCCCGACCCGCTCGCCGACGCCTTCGACCGGGGCGCCTTCGCCGCCGTCCTCGCCGGGGCGCGCCGCCAGATCAAGGGCGCCCTGCGCGACCAGGCGCTCATCGCGGGCATCGGCAACGCCTACAGCGACGAGATCCTGCACGTGGCGAAGATGTCCCCGTTCAAGCGGACCGCCGACCTGGACGAGGACGAGATCACCCGCCTGTACTCCGCGATGCGCACGACCCTCGAGGACGCCGTGGCCCGTACCGGCGGAGTGGAGGCCGGAAAGCTCAAGTCCGAGAAGAAGAGCGGGATGCGGGTCCACGGCCGCACCGGGGAGGCCTGCCCGGTCTGCGGCGACACCATCCTGGAGGTCTCCTTCAGCGACTCCTCGCTCCAGTACTGCCCCACCTGCCAGACCGGCGGCAAACCCCTGGCCGACCGGCGGATGTCCAAGTTCCTGAAGTGA